In the genome of Tissierellales bacterium, the window ACTCTACTGGAGAGAGTTTTGATTTAAATAATTTAGGCTATGCGTTTAAACAAGGGCACTATAAGACTATAGTCAGAACTATGTTTTTTAGAGAACTTTATATTTTTCTTTGGACATTGCTTCTTGTAATACCTGGAATAGTAAAACACTATGCTTATAGAATGGTTCCATATATTTTAGCAGAAAACCCAAATATAGATACTAAGAGGGCTTTAGAGCTTAGTAATAATATGACTAGAGGACATAAGTTTAATATGTGGATATTGGATTTATCATTCATAGGATGGTATTTATTGGGATTGTTAGCTTTTGGATTGGGAGTATTTTTGGTTATGCCTTATGAAAATGCCACTAGAGCGGAATTGTATATAGTTTTAAAAGAGACCGCTTTTGATGCAGGTATTTGCAAGGAAACAGAATTGCACCATATATCTGTAAATTAATTACAATGTTGATATAATGACATAATCACACACTTAAAAATGTGAGGCATTCTCAGTTGTGAGCCCTATTATTTCGGATATATCGAATAGCCTAAAGAATATTGCTATTCATCCCCATCCTATACTTTTGCTAAATCGAGTAAGTTAGCTTAGAGTATAGGATGGGGATTTTCGCAATTTTTAGATTAAATTTTTCTTATATATTGAGTTTTGACATTTTAAAATAACTGAAAATATGTTAGAATGAAGTTGTTTGTTTTAATTCATAAAATTTTATTTAAGAGAGGTGCAGTATATGTGGAAGATAATGGATGCAAAGCGTAAGAGCATAAGCGTCATGAAGCGAAGTTATTTAGCTATGCTTTTAGTCAGTCTTATATTGGTATTTTCAGGTGGAAGTACATCTTATAGCAGTTTTAAAATTAATTTTAATTTTGGTGGAACTAATAGTATTAGAACTATAGTAAAGGATATAGAGTCTAACGAAAAAGTAGACTCAAATACTGGATTTGATAGTGCAAATTTTGATGAGGATTTAGATAATATAAAATTTAGCAATAGAATGGAAGATCTTGATTTTGGCAATATCTTCAATGAAATATCAAGTCAAATGGATGAGAGTGAACGCGAGGCATTTACTATTTTTTCATCTGTATTCTTTGTTGTTATGGCGATAATTATGCTTTTGGTATTGTCATTAAAAATATTCGTACTCAATCCACTTGGAGTAGGCTGTTGGGGATATTTTATAAAAAACAATAGAAAGGGCGAAAGTGATTTAAATCAAGTGGGTGCAGGTTTTAAGAGAGATAGTTATATGCCTGTAGTAAAGTCTATATTTAGAAAAAATTTGTATTTATTTTTCTGGAGTCTTATTTCATTAGTAGGTCTTCTTGTATTTATGCTTTTAACTATGAGTGCAACATATGTTACTGATTTGATTTGGATAATAATGCTTACATTTATCGTTATGTTTATAGGGTGTATTCCTGTAATCATAAAGAGATATTCATATCGTTTAGTTGGGATGATAGTAAGTGATAATCCAGAGATAGGAAGTAAGAGGGCTATAGAACTTAGTAGACAAATGATGGACGGACATAAGTTTAAAAACTGGGTTTTTGATTTATCTTTCATAGGTTGGTACTTTTTGGGAGCACTTTTGCTGGGATTTGGAATTTGTCTAGTACATCCATACTACAATGGAGCGATGGCAGAAGTTTATGAGAAACTTAGAAAAAATGCATTAGAATCTGGAATCGCAGAAGCTTGGGAATTGGGTTATAGTGTAGATGAAGAGATAGTTGAAGATGAACAAACATCTGGACTTGAAGACAGAATATCATTAGAAAAGAAAGATTCTGAAGATAAGTAATCATACAAGTTTGGAGGCGTTTGGGTTTTATGTGGAGTATAGGAAGGGTAAAAAAAAGAGCTTGGGAATTTTTAAAAAAATCGTATTGGACAGCATTTTTGATAAGTGTCATTACTATGTTTGCAATTAGTAATAGTGGAGCTAAAACTCCAGGTGGAATACAAGTAATGGCGGCAATAAGTCAGATTTCATTTTTGAGTCAAGAAATTATAGAAGATAGTATAGATGAATATGAGTATGATGATTTTGAAAATCAAGAGATTAACGAAACTCATAAGTCGTATGATTCTTTGTTTGGAGATGAAGATGAGGAATCAGTTTCTGCTGGAGCGCACTTGTTTTTTATCGCTATAGTAATTTATTATTTGATGATAGTATTGCTTGCATTTGCTTTTAAAATCTTCTTTTTAGGACCATTGGAAGTGGGATGTAGAAGATATTTTTCAAGGTCTATGCGAGATGGCGAAAGTGATTTAAATGAAGTTTCATTTGGCTTTAAAAAGGGAACATATTTTAAAAGTGTTTTAGGGATACTTTTGAGAGATTTCTATCTGTTTTTGTGGGGAGTGTTACCAACAGTATTGTTCATATTGATTATCAGTATTTCTTCAGTAGAGAATCATAAGAGTGAGTATGTAAGCATGTTAATATTGGCTATTGTTTCAAGTTCTATTGCAGCTATAGTTCTTGTTGTTAAAAGCTATAGTTATGCGCTAGTTCCATATTTACTATCTGAAGATGAATCTGTGGGAGCTAGAAAGGCAATAAAAATGAGTAGATCGCTTATGAAAGGAAATAAATTTCAGTTGTTTTTATTGCAATTATCATTTATAGGATGGTTTGCTTTGGGTGTACTTGTATTTTTTGTAGGGGTTATATTTGTACAGCCATACTATCAAATGGCTATGGGAGCATTTTATGAAGAAATACGTGAAATTGGTATTAGAGATGGTGTAATGTAAATATTAGAGCTTTACTGTTTTGACAACTCAAGGCGGTAGAGCTTTTTTTGTTTGTATTAAATTTAATACAGAGTTAAGATTGGCGTGTTAAAATAAACGTAAATATTTAACTAAATCAAAAGAGGAGATGTTTTTATGTGGAGTAGAGCCGGAGTCAAAGAGCGAAGCAAGAAAATGATGAGTCAAAATTACTTTAAAATGCTTATTGTGGGAATTATACTTGTTATATCAGAGGCAGGTTTCAACAATATTAGATCGCTTGAAAGCCTCATAGATGAGCTGTTCGTGAAACATACGTATGGATACGTAGAATTGGATGCCCAAATAGCATTAATTACAGTAGGAATTGCAATGATAGGCTTTCTTGTACTTAATCCTCTCAGCGTAGGTGTTTGGAAATACTATATAGACTTAAATAGGGATGGTCATTCTGATTTTAGCAAGCTGAAATTTGGGTTTGAAAGAGACAACTATAAAAGCATAGTAAAGAGTTTGTTTAGAAGAGATTTATACCTTATTTTCTGGGGGTTATTTCTAATAGCCAGTAAGGTTATAGCTAGTAGTTTAACAAATGCATATATTATAGAGGCAAGTTATGGGACTCTTATAAACATAGTATTTGGAATACCATTTACAATCCTATTATGGTCAAAAATATTAGAGTACATGTTAGTTCCTCTCATATTAGTAGATAAACCTAATATTGAAAATTCTGAGCCAGTTAGATTAAGTTCTAAACTCATGAATAGAAATAAATGGGATGTATTTGTGTACTATTTGTCATTTATGGGATGGAGTATATTGATAGGAATGGTAGTATTATTTTTGATTGTTGCAATTAGAGATAGTGTAGCATTGATATTATCACTGCCACTTCTTACATTGCTGATTCCTTACATAAATGGTGGAATAGCTGAGATTTATGAAATATTGATTGAGTACTCGGATTTTAATTTCAAATCCGAGAAAAAGGATGTAATTTAGTGCAAATTTGATATTTAAATGTTAAAATAAACATAGACAATTAACATATAAATTGACGATGTAGAAGGGGATGTTTTAATGTGGACAATAGGAGGAGTTAAAAGAAAGGCTAGAAAGATGATGTCAAGAGGATACTTGCCTATGCTTTTGGTGAGTTTAATATTGATGTTTACAGCACAGGATGCAAATAGTGCTCAAAGATTTTTAAATTTTGACAAAAGAGCATTATTTACAGTAAATGGAATAGCATTTAATATAATTGCGCTGGTAGGTATATATTTTGTTGTTCAAATATTCATAATTGGTCCAATAGGTGTTGGATGTTGGAAATATTATATAGATTTGAATAGAGATGGGATATCGAAATTATCGAATCTAAAATTTGCCTTTGAAAATGGTAGATACAAAAATATTGTAAAAGGTCTATTTAGAAAAGACGTTTATTTGCTGTTTTGGAGTACAATATTTGTAGCTAGTATAGACATACCATTTTATATTTCGGAAGCAGAAATAATTAGTTGGGATATGGCGATGTTATTAGCAATAATAGCAGGGATATTTACTGGGGTGACATTGATAATCAAGACATATGCATACATGTTAGTTCCTATGATCTTAGTAGATAGACCGAATATGGAAAATTCTGAAGTAGTAATTCTTAGTGAGCAACTCATGAAGGGAAACAAAGGAAATGTATGTATATTTCAATTATCTTTTATAGGATGGATTCTTATAGGAAGCATTGGTTCTATGATGCTGATTGGCAATTCTAATAGTATTATAATCAATTCAATAAAAGGAATACTCGTATCTTTTTTTGTTCTACCATATATTCACGGAGCTACGTCTGAAATTTACGAAAAAATAGTTGAAGATAGGGAGCCTTACAGTAGAATAGAGCTTGAAAAGAAAGAGATAATATAAAAAAATACAAGGAGCTAAATCTCCTTGTATTTGTCATAAATTTTTAGAATATCATCTAGGCTATCGAAGAAGGCGTCTAAAACATTTGGATCGAAGTGTTTTTCACGACCTTCTTTTAATATATTTAGGCTTTTTTCTATAGAAAAAGCTTCTTTGTATGGCCTTTTTGAAGTTAGGGCATCGAATACATCTGCTACTGCACATATTCTAGCCTCAATGGGTATTGATTTATGTGAAAGTCCATTTGGATAACCCGTTCCATCGTATTTTTCGTGATGACCATAAGCTATTCGAACTGCCTGTTCGAAGTAATTTATACCAAAAACTTTGAATTGGCTATCAATGTGTTCTAGAACTTTGCCACCTATTTCTGCATGTGTATTCATTATAACTCGCTCATCTTCATTCAGTTTGCCAGGTTTTAAGAGAATACTATCCGAAATACCTACTTTGCCAATATCGTGCATGGGTGCAGTAATAAGGATATTGTTTACAAAATCTATATCTACTATAGAAGGTTCATATTTTTGTGAATGTAATTTTTGAGCAATAATCTGACTATATTTACTCATTCTAATTAGGTGATTTCCAGTTTCAGGATCCCTAGCTTCAGTAACTTCAGACAATGACCTAGTGACGATTCCAAGAAGGTTGTCTAGCAAAAATACCTTGTAAAATCCAAGAGTGAGTTTAGGTTCAAGTATTTTGACAAAGTTTATAGAGGATTGTTCTATGTCTTTTTCAAAGTGAAACGATAAAACTCCAATCATGTGATTTTTGTTGTTTATGGGAAGATAAAGTTTTTGATTGGATGTTGCTATGGTTTCTAGTTTTATTAGAGATTGAGAGCAATCATTTATTGTTGAAACGTTGCCATTTGATATATGTTTTGCTATTGTATTTTTGCTGTCTTTTATATACTGGAAACTCATAGAACTAAACGGCATGAACTTTTTAAAACCAGAATCAATATAAAGTAACATAGGATCAAGTCTGGATTCTTCTAGTATGTTATTTTCTAGATTAAAGATAAATTCTAGATTGTCTATGAAATGATTGAAGTTATTGTATAGTTCCTTAAATTCATCGTCTTGTTTTCTAGAAAAAAATTGTTTGAAATCACCAAGACTCATACTTTTAAATACAAGCTTTATATTTTTTATGGTTTTGTAGAAATTTGATCTAATGAATATTATCAAAAATATAAAAACTAGTATAGAGAATGAAATGCTAAATAATTGTATTAAATTGCTTGTATGTGTTTGTTTTTCAGCGGCTTGTTCGCAGATTTTTATTACCAAATCAGACGCTTTTATTAGTTCAGAAGATAGATTGTCAAGGTTTATAAGTTTGTTAGAATACATAATCCTATTTGATGTAGAATCAAGACTGAAAAGATAGTCTTGATCTATTTTTATTTGAGTCCAAAGTGATATCAATTTATCTGTTGCATCAGAAAATACATCATTAAATTCACTTGTGAAGTCCAATAGAAAGACATCACCGTTTTCTAGAATATATCTTCTTGATGATAAAACTTCCAAAAGATTATCAAGGGATTTAGAAGATTCCTGTATTAAACCATATTGTCGTTCGTATTGGGATTCAAATCTATCTGGAGCAAACAAGGCTAGTTCACCTAAGTGAAGTGTCTCCCTTATATTTTTTTCAAGTAAATATTTTTCTTGACCTAGCAAATCAGTTAAGTATAAATGCTGAGTTTGGGTATTTGTTGCAGTATATGATGCTATACCCATAGCAAATAATGTTAGTAACATTGAAATAAATATTGCAAATATTTTCGATGATAGTTTTTTCATTAGAACCTCCTAAAACTTCTCAATATAAAGTCCCAGTGTCTAGATCCAATTCCATAATTGACTA includes:
- a CDS encoding DUF975 family protein produces the protein MWTRGSLKMRARDILRISYFKALLASLVLALVVGDGRMFSFETRDWWDGGVRLMNGEPLQFAETPMLVAGILSGMFFAIIIAIVARIFIGLPIEVGVQKYFVDSTGESFDLNNLGYAFKQGHYKTIVRTMFFRELYIFLWTLLLVIPGIVKHYAYRMVPYILAENPNIDTKRALELSNNMTRGHKFNMWILDLSFIGWYLLGLLAFGLGVFLVMPYENATRAELYIVLKETAFDAGICKETELHHISVN
- a CDS encoding DUF975 family protein; translation: MWKIMDAKRKSISVMKRSYLAMLLVSLILVFSGGSTSYSSFKINFNFGGTNSIRTIVKDIESNEKVDSNTGFDSANFDEDLDNIKFSNRMEDLDFGNIFNEISSQMDESEREAFTIFSSVFFVVMAIIMLLVLSLKIFVLNPLGVGCWGYFIKNNRKGESDLNQVGAGFKRDSYMPVVKSIFRKNLYLFFWSLISLVGLLVFMLLTMSATYVTDLIWIIMLTFIVMFIGCIPVIIKRYSYRLVGMIVSDNPEIGSKRAIELSRQMMDGHKFKNWVFDLSFIGWYFLGALLLGFGICLVHPYYNGAMAEVYEKLRKNALESGIAEAWELGYSVDEEIVEDEQTSGLEDRISLEKKDSEDK
- a CDS encoding DUF975 family protein, with the translated sequence MWSIGRVKKRAWEFLKKSYWTAFLISVITMFAISNSGAKTPGGIQVMAAISQISFLSQEIIEDSIDEYEYDDFENQEINETHKSYDSLFGDEDEESVSAGAHLFFIAIVIYYLMIVLLAFAFKIFFLGPLEVGCRRYFSRSMRDGESDLNEVSFGFKKGTYFKSVLGILLRDFYLFLWGVLPTVLFILIISISSVENHKSEYVSMLILAIVSSSIAAIVLVVKSYSYALVPYLLSEDESVGARKAIKMSRSLMKGNKFQLFLLQLSFIGWFALGVLVFFVGVIFVQPYYQMAMGAFYEEIREIGIRDGVM
- a CDS encoding DUF975 family protein, with the protein product MWSRAGVKERSKKMMSQNYFKMLIVGIILVISEAGFNNIRSLESLIDELFVKHTYGYVELDAQIALITVGIAMIGFLVLNPLSVGVWKYYIDLNRDGHSDFSKLKFGFERDNYKSIVKSLFRRDLYLIFWGLFLIASKVIASSLTNAYIIEASYGTLINIVFGIPFTILLWSKILEYMLVPLILVDKPNIENSEPVRLSSKLMNRNKWDVFVYYLSFMGWSILIGMVVLFLIVAIRDSVALILSLPLLTLLIPYINGGIAEIYEILIEYSDFNFKSEKKDVI
- a CDS encoding DUF975 family protein — encoded protein: MWTIGGVKRKARKMMSRGYLPMLLVSLILMFTAQDANSAQRFLNFDKRALFTVNGIAFNIIALVGIYFVVQIFIIGPIGVGCWKYYIDLNRDGISKLSNLKFAFENGRYKNIVKGLFRKDVYLLFWSTIFVASIDIPFYISEAEIISWDMAMLLAIIAGIFTGVTLIIKTYAYMLVPMILVDRPNMENSEVVILSEQLMKGNKGNVCIFQLSFIGWILIGSIGSMMLIGNSNSIIINSIKGILVSFFVLPYIHGATSEIYEKIVEDREPYSRIELEKKEII
- a CDS encoding HD domain-containing protein, which gives rise to MKKLSSKIFAIFISMLLTLFAMGIASYTATNTQTQHLYLTDLLGQEKYLLEKNIRETLHLGELALFAPDRFESQYERQYGLIQESSKSLDNLLEVLSSRRYILENGDVFLLDFTSEFNDVFSDATDKLISLWTQIKIDQDYLFSLDSTSNRIMYSNKLINLDNLSSELIKASDLVIKICEQAAEKQTHTSNLIQLFSISFSILVFIFLIIFIRSNFYKTIKNIKLVFKSMSLGDFKQFFSRKQDDEFKELYNNFNHFIDNLEFIFNLENNILEESRLDPMLLYIDSGFKKFMPFSSMSFQYIKDSKNTIAKHISNGNVSTINDCSQSLIKLETIATSNQKLYLPINNKNHMIGVLSFHFEKDIEQSSINFVKILEPKLTLGFYKVFLLDNLLGIVTRSLSEVTEARDPETGNHLIRMSKYSQIIAQKLHSQKYEPSIVDIDFVNNILITAPMHDIGKVGISDSILLKPGKLNEDERVIMNTHAEIGGKVLEHIDSQFKVFGINYFEQAVRIAYGHHEKYDGTGYPNGLSHKSIPIEARICAVADVFDALTSKRPYKEAFSIEKSLNILKEGREKHFDPNVLDAFFDSLDDILKIYDKYKEI